A genomic segment from Pectinophora gossypiella chromosome 3, ilPecGoss1.1, whole genome shotgun sequence encodes:
- the LOC126381928 gene encoding uncharacterized protein LOC126381928 produces the protein MGIQGSRRALTFGWYAPRAASPPPPTSAPRQTNERQTVSPAPTLATRTRLLSNMAAAHTHSAPVPSDRRPEGRAGSRRIFPPQFKLQVLEAYRRDAQCRGNQRATARKFGIHRRQIQKWLQAEPTLRAALLRRAPQPAPSPPPYSAGSPESARLPSPPPAALPTQIQVPTPVQVPTTLQVPTPLPAPVPTPLPALEPIDLSVRRVSPPPAPQPLYATSAACEIPRKPFKLFRPYLLEDEEEKRPVLASLPVSNGVHVSAFVPVQSAAGCAMTACSAPRWCAPMPSFPAPLR, from the coding sequence ATGGGCATACAAGGCTCGCGTCGCGCGCTCACGTTCGGGTGGTACGCGCCGCGGGCAGCAAGCCCGCCGCCGCCAACATCCGCGCCGCGCCAAACGAACGAGCGACAGACAGTCAGTCCGGCGCCGACACTCGCCACGCGCACACGTTTACTTAGCAACATGGCTGCCGCCCACACGCACTCGGCCCCCGTGCCCTCTGACCGCCGTCCTGAGGGGCGAGCGGGTTCCCGTCGAATCTTCCCACCACAATTCAAACTGCAAGTACTCGAAGCATACAGACGCGATGCTCAGTGTCGCGGTAATCAACGTGCTACTGCCAGAAAGTTTGGCATCCACCGACGTCAGATCCAGAAGTGGCTCCAAGCTGAACCCACGCTTCGAGCCGCACTTTTGAGACGAGCTCCTCAACCAGCGCCTTCGCCACCGCCATATTCAGCTGGTTCGCCAGAAAGTGCTCGTTTACCATCACCACCGCCTGCAGCGCTGCCCACGCAGATCCAGGTGCCCACACCAGTACAAGTGCCTACAACTCTACAGGTGCCCACACCGCTGCCGGCACCAGTGCCTACACCGTTACCTGCTCTAGAGCCGATAGATTTATCAGTAAGAAGGGTTTCTCCACCACCTGCACCACAACCGCTATATGCAACATCAGCTGCCTGTGAAATACCAAGAAAACCATTCAAATTGTTCAGACCATATCTATtagaagatgaagaggaaaaaAGACCAGTGTTGGCGTCACTACCAGTATCCAACGGCGTGCACGTGTCAGCGTTCGTGCCCGTGCAGAGCGCGGCCGGATGCGCGATGACCGCGTGTTCTGCCCCGCGTTGGTGCGCGCCCATGCCCTCCTTCCCAGCTCCTCTCAGATGA